The genomic segment CCACCGAATGGCATCTGGAAAGCAGTCCGGTCAGATTCAGCACCAAAGAGCATCAGCTGCCAGCCCCTTTTCCCTCAAACATCTCGTAAACTAAGTCATTTCAACCCCGTATTTTCAGTTTGTCCTCGGATCACATTTGGGTTTACTGGGTATGTATGGAATCACCTGGTCTATCTCATGAAAGGCTGAGTGCTCTGAGAAGTTACAGAGCACAAAGAGACAGCAATCAGTCATTTTTCTATCAATGACACACAGTCACATAGAGGTGACTCTGTTGTTTCTAAGGGAAAGTTTCAACCCTGTAAGTTACATGAGTGCAGCATTTATGCCTCAGAAGTTTTGTTGCAGAATCTGTGACCCAACATTACATAATTAGTATTTCTCCACCTTCTTTGTGAGCTCTTTACCTTCCCTTGGCATTAACACTCAACGTCCCAACTGGGAGACTCTACCAGGAGCtactgtccttctcaacccgcccagccagcaggcagatgggtcccccctatatagagccgggttctgctcgaggttttttccctgttaaaagggtgttttccttgccactgtcgcctttgggattgctctgggggtcaggcatatgggttctgtaaagcgtcttgagacgattttgactgtaattgacgctatataaataaaattgaattgaattgaatactGCCTTTAACAACACAGCTCTCGGGGGTCATGCAGCCTCCTAACATTGAGTCAACAGGAAATGATGGAGGTACTAACAATAGAGTGGAGATGATTTCAAAAACAATGCCATATTTAAGtagaagacagaaaattaactaAACTAATAACTAAATCAGTATTTCCTTAATATCTGGAGAACTGCACTAATGCCCCAGTAGATTTAATCTATCCTTTGTCTTCTGTTACTTCATCTCATCCAGACCGACTCCATGGTGTTGAGACCAGAGCTTTGTGGTGGTCACACAATCAGaactcttttctctttttgtggcTCAAAGCAGTTCTTtatgtttgggctcattgtcctgCTTTGGAATGAATTTCAGACCAATTACATCAGTGTATAATAAGAATCTAAACGTAACCGAAAGGGCATGACTAAGCTTTGTTTCATCTGAATAAAATTGCCAATCGGGCTGAAAAGTTCTGAAAATAAATCTTAAGATCGTATTTTCCATCTGTGCTGTGCAGTTCTTTCCCAGGAGGAGAATGAGCTCGGTCGCTTTCTGCGCTCCCAGGGCTCACAGGATAAAACCAGGGCTGGAAAGATCATGCAAGCTACAGGGAAAGCGCTCTGCTTCTCCTCCCAGCAGCGGTAAGCAACAACACATCCTTACCCACATAAGTCACAAGAAACTTACAGATGCATTGGGAAATAGTTTTGTGTAAAAGATCAGTAAATTGCATCACCTCAAATCCCTAAAAGAGAACTGCCTTATTTGTTCAAATGTAATCCCACAGAAATACTCATTAGCTGTAATCAAATGATTGCTATTACAGAGCTGACAAGATACACTCATTACATACATTATATTAGAAATGAGGATTACATTGATGTAATAGTCGGATCTGTGTCACAGCTGGCTAACtcataaaactaaaataatggACAATAATACTTCAGGGTTACCACTATTATAATATTCACATATATTGCTGAGACCATTAATAATGTGGCTGCCATGATTTTGTATGTGCTCGTGTTTCTTAAAATTAAAGTCTCATATTTACTGCTTATCCTTATTTCTGTGCTGAGCAAGATAAAACTGTTTATTGAATTGATTCTCCCAGGGGCCGTTGATTGATTTTACTATTCGGCTTTACAAAACACTTTCAAGCTCTTTCTCTTTTGGGCCTCGAAGAGACGAGATACCTTTCAGTTCTGTAAAGAGACTTCCTTTGTGTGTTAAGTATCATTTGATAAATCAGCAGACTCTAATCTGTAATGTAAGACCCAGGAGGGACTGAAATGAGAATATCAATATAACAATGTGCTGATGTCTAAAATGAGCACAGTACTGATTATTTATCACAAATTTTCTACACGCAGCGCTTTAATACTGACTTTAACGCTGCCTCCTATAGATTGGCTCTGAGGAACCCTCTGTGCCGTTTGTACCAGGAGGTGGAAACATTTCGTTACCGAGCCATCTCCGACACTTGGCTGACGGTGAACAGAATGGAGCAATCCAGGACTGAATACCGAGGAGCACTGCTTTGGATGAAGGACATATCTCAGGAGCTCGATCCAGACACGCATAAGCAGATGGAGAAATTCCGCAAGGTTGGTCTTTCAAACGGTGCATCAGTCAGGATCATGAGTCTATGTAATAATGGCTGCATTCCTTCTAGTTTTGCCTGTCCGTGCTCTGCTAGGCTTCAAAGTTCACTGGGACACTTGAGCCATTGCTAAGCTGCACATACTACAACAATAATAGGTCACAATTTATATACAGCATATAATACAACAGCCTTCACATTAATTGCTCTTTTGTTAATGGCTCAGCCTGCAATCCACTGTGGATATGATGGAGACTTTTTCCTGCCGGGAACGACATGAAAACAGTCATATCAGAAGCAGCGTGTGCGGAAAGTGGCAACATATTATGACTACAACAATAGCAATTTCCTCATTTGCTGTAGGCTGCAGCAAGTTTTATCGCTAATTAatctgtcatttgttttttcGATTGAATGTTTAGtctgaaaaaatgtcagaaaacggtACAAAACATCCATCATTGGCTCTCAGAGTCCCCGTGTGGCATCTTCATGTATATTGTTTTGTCAGGCCAACAGTCAGCTAATCATTAACAATCAACTAATGATTTTATTAATCATTTCAGCCCTAAATACCGATTGTGATTGATGCCATGCAAAGTGGAGGGAGAGATTATGAAATGGAATGAATCTTTTCAGCGCAAAGAACTGTGCAATTAAACAGGGCTGAAACTGGGACTAgtactttttttattattaagaaATGAGTACTAATTTGGTCTgcattgtcattatttttcatgATATGTTCTCTTATGTGGCTAAATAGGCAATCAACCTCCGCAAATGGACCATATTGTTCTGTGTATTTGTTGAGACAATGTGAATACAAACAGAAATTCTGCTCCTAACTCGGAGCAGTGTTGCAACATTATATTTCCCTTAAAACTTAATGAACACCTCTTACAACATCTGACATGCGAGTGTTTTTTTAAACGTATAATTGAGTTTAACCCTCcttctgtcctcatttacgggtagcaaaaaatactgtttccttgtctgaaaaaaatccaaaaattcagcaaaaattccCCCaacttctgaaaatttgcaaaaccttcaggaacaaaattctaataattctttaaaagtttcccttaaaagtttttttttttttgaaaaaccgaaatttggcaagaaaattcttgtaactagtttcaaaaaatgagtaaaaatcttcaaaaaaaatcctaaaaatatcaaaagtaattgcatatatatcagtacaACTTCTAGTTTCTTTAAGACCATTCACATATtttcatgtgaatgttcttaaacatttttacatttctttattttccaccaaaaaatgttcaaagatttcccaaaaatgttgaaaatgtggacatcagaagtctCACtatgatccccccccccccaattttcaaactttaaaacaggtcagaacaacacgagggttaagtagtaaagaaaaaaaacagatcactTACAGAAACATGCCACTAGAGGGCAGAACACACCCACAAATGATGGCCCAACATCAATGCCAGCAGAACTCAGCATGCTCCTCTCCGCTTACACATTACACTTGCACAAACTTGAACTGTGCTATTCGTGTTTACACCGAGTGTTATCTTTATTTGCGACATCCCTTTCCTATCTTTTCTGTCTCAGGTTCAGGCCCAGGTGCGCACAACCAAAACAAGCTTTGACAAACTGAAGAATGACGTGTGCCAGAAAGTCGACCTGCTGGGTGCGAGTCGCTGCAACCTCCTCTCCCATGTCTTAACCACATACCAGGTAGACCGCAGCCCCCATCTGTTTGCATACACTCCACCGACGTTAAATATGCTGTTTTCAGTGGGTTTGCCAAAGGCGGATTTGTCAGGAAGGAAGACAAACATGAAGGgaacaaaggaaaacaaaacattgcatGGCATGTAAactaaattacattttcaaacatgttcATCTATGTTTCAGACAACACTTTTGCACTTCTGGGAGAAGACATCCCACACTATGGCGGCCATTCATGAGAGCTTCAAAGGCAGTCAGCATTACGAGTTCTCAACAATTAAGGTCAGAAAGCATCCCGACTTCTGCAGTTCCAAATtttgagaaaacaggagaaaaaccaATGATCTGACTATCCTTCCAGACCTTACAAGACCCCACGGACAAGCCAGCTAAAAAGAAGGGGAAGAAGAAACCCAAAGCAGAGTCAGAAGATGGAAAGAAGGCTGAAACCACAGACGACCagtgagctttttttttgttgagatCAGTCTTGCTGCACACCTGTTGCTCATAtgaacaaaatgttacaaacttATCTTCTGGTGGTCATATTTATAGGCTCATCTcacttcaaataaatgaaaatgaaaacaccaGCGACAAGACCAGAGAAGGTAAAAAGCAGGATCATTAAATCTATAACCGCCATAATGTATTTTAAGATGTTCTTTTATTGCAGAAATGTGTTTCCATTTAGTTTTCATGTCTTACAATCGTTTATTTATACTATCTGAGGATTTTTAACATGgtattttggggcatttttgcTTAGAAAATTACTAATGGATTAACATGATTAGTCTTCTTATAACTGACCACCAATGCAGAGTAATGTGTGAGGAGCTTCTGAGCACACAGAATGGATTAGATCATAGAGAAATTGCTTATATTTCTGTAAACTGACTACACCATTTTGGCTTCCCTGACTAGATCTTCTCTCTGCTGATCCAGAGgtggaaggagaggagaaggaCAGCATGGCCTTACTCAACGAGATCCTCGGCGGTTTGTCCGTGGATGACGGAGACTTTTCTCGCGAGTGGACGGAAGTGTTTGGAGAGACCGAGGAGGGAACAAGTGCGGCATCCGGTAGACCAGCAGAGAGCcagcaaaaagaaaactccTTCTTTCTGCCGTCGCAGCTGTTGGACCAGAGCTTGAATAATCTGCAGTCTTCCGTCTCAGGTCAGAAAAGACTggtccctgtgtgtgtgtgtgagccagatagaaaatggacaaatgggTCCAAAAATGTCTTCAGTGGCCAAATAATAGACTGTTTGAGTTTTCCACCAAGATAAAATCATGCAAAGCCTCAACAAATTATCCACCTTAATACCAATTTAATTAAATCCTGAGGTGAAATAAATATGTCTGAAAGCTAAATAATAAGTTACATTGTTTTTCCATGAATGAATAcattataaaacacaaaaagcagagcTAGTTTTTTTCCGCCTTGTTCTGGCTAAATGTTTCCACACGGGGAGAAAAGTGGCTTTATAATGATTTATCAAGCCCATGTCTGTCAAAGTAATAGAAAGAGGCAATTAGAATATGGCAATTAGATTTGCTTACCCGTAGGTAATTGCAAACTACTTTCCATTTCATCCGAGCCTGGGCACAGGCTGCTGCCACAAAGCCTGGTTTTGCTGATTTGGTTTTTTCTTTATCCAGTTTGGAGGGCTGTGGGCACACGTGCAGATTTCAGGAGGGATGCGAGGAATACATCCCCCTCAAAATTAAGAACACATGCATTTGTCTccttcacaaaaaaaagaataaagaaaaagaaaagaagcaaaggactttttttttttttttttagaataaacaCTAACGTTTATGCACTGTGCCTGAATTCTTTCTTTTACATGAATTATGATGTTTCCATTgtaaactgatgcagaaaatgcacaaattggAGCATAAAATTCAACATAATGCCAGTGGGGGAGGATATAAGCTATACTTGTGGCTGTGAGTAGCACTGCTATAAGGAAATGTAGACTTCTAGTTTGCATGTATGATTCATTTAGCATGAGCAGGAGGGTTAACGGTGATTCCTGCATTCAGAGTCACCCTGGCTATATTCCTGCTTGCTATAAAGAAAATCAAGGTCAAGGAGAAGCAAATGGCACATTAGTTTAGATGCAGGGAAGATGGGGTTTTTAAGAGAGGTTGAGAGTCCAGCTAATCAACAAAGCAGACTGTGGCCTCAATCTCCTCCTTATAAAAAGCTGTCAAAACTAattctagtttttcttttttttaacagatatgACAGGTTGAATTTAAAATTGTGGCaccacaaaacaaatacaatataTAGGCCCTGAACTGTGTGAACGCGTAGAACTTGGTGAAAGTAAAAAAGCAATTATAAAGCGCTGCCGCAGTAATCAGTCTGCAAGTGCAGGTAGAAGACTGAAGTGCGAAGAGCTTTTGACACCTTGCAAGGACGCACAAATCTACTTCTGCACTCTTAACTTGTTGTGCACTTATTCATTAACTGTCTACTTCACGCTTTCGAGAGTTGGCCAAGGTTGATCACAAGTTCAAAGAGGTCAGAATCAGCACAGCAGAAAGCTGTTTAAATTTTGTTCCCGAAACAGCCAAATCCTGAAAGAATCACAGAATTTATGAGACTGTCCAACCTGGCAAATCACGAACAAAACAGCTAGAGACAAAGAATGTAAAACAAATCATCGAGGAAGGAAATCCCCGAAATCTCAAGAGCAGAACACATCCAGATGCAACAAGGCTTGAAGGTGCAGTTAAACAACAAAACCTGTAACAGATTAACAGCCTTGTCATCTGTGTGCATCTAtctataaaacatttcattcaaGATGTACACACTGGGACTTGCTGATGGGCAAAAAACAACCACCACCACCTATGATATACCATCATGCACCTACATTCCCAACATTAGTTTGTATTTAGAGCACTGGCTGTTTGTTACTAAGCACAATAACAACACATTCCACTGTCCTCCCTCATAACACTGAGTGTTGCTCCATGCTGCATTTTATGGACACACAAAGCATACAGTTTTAATAAAGATGACTGAAATCAGCCATCAAAGGTGCAATTTCAACTTGTGGTCTGTATTTAATAAACGGTTACAAAATGCTAGCCTCgatcagctgtttgtgtgtccaACAATCCACATCAGCAGTGTGTGAGAAAGTGTGAAGATTTATTTGTTGGATCATGCTTTGGCACGTCAGCTGTCCCCTGATGACTAATCCAAATCTGCATCTCCACTTCAGATTGGGCTGGGATCATTCCACAGCCCGTCACCCAGGCAACAGAGCACTCATCTGGAGCCAATCAGAATCCTTCTAAGCCAGCAGTGAAAGGTAGGACCGGGCCAAATGAGTAATACATATGTGATTTATTCCAAGTCAAATTAAGAGCTATGTTTATGGGTGCTTAATGAGAACTTTTAGCTTGTTCACATTCATATTTCTGGACCTCAACCAGATGCAGTCTGTGGACAAAGATGCTGACATTTACCCTCATTTTACAGATGCAACAGGGACTTCCAAAGATCTCTCAGCTTGGTTCAACCTCTTTGCCGACTTGGACCCCCTCTCCAATCCAGATGCGGTCGGCAAAAGCGACACCGAGCACGAACTTCACAACGCATAGTTTGCCCCGAGCATCATGTGATCTCTTTTAAAACGGAAACATTTGGAAGGGATACAGCTGCATATTTCTGCCACCGGGATGAGAAAGAAAATCTGATTTGACCCACAATCAACAGGCCTCATGCAAAAATAACTTGTACAAGCAGATTCAAAGATGTCTGATACAGAAGTGGCATAAAAAGAGGACTGTCAGGTTCTTCAAATTTCTTCTTGGTACAAACTAAATTTACAACTGGTAGGTAGGTAGGCAGATTGTCTAACTCCCTCCACGACCAGAAAACAGCACACACTTGCTTGTCTTAATTACAATtcttaatcctctgaaccccaaatcACAGATCCAGAAAGCAAGCAGAAAACAAAATCCCCACATTGTCAACTTTGCAGCAGTCCTTGcagaactaatcatgtgtgaaatgtattttttccagaaaaaataatcaaatccaGTTTAAAATTGTGCTCATTCACATCACTTTTTTTTGCAAGTCTCATTTAACAATTGGataaaaaactcaaaacattctgcattccttggaaCTGCGGAGAAGCCATTTGTGACTCAGCTGTAGCAGGCAGGTGACAAAAACTCGGGAGACTtttgagctgaactgcaggcagtgtttacgtGGAGCTGGTaggaagcaaacaaaaaaattaagcagTGAAACAGCTACAGTATGTAGAGGCAACAGAGGCTTTATACAGCTGTGGTCACCGGGAAAAATATTGCatatgttgattccagtttttttcaGATAAACAATCAAAGGGatataactgtattttttttttttttttttaaaaacaaggaACTTCTTGGGGTACAGAGGGTTAATATAAACCAATCTGGAATTCAAACATGATTATTTAACTTATCATGGCTTTCAATGACTTAAGTTTTTTTGTAGATTGCACGATTTTATTGGCATATTTTGATACAGCAGCTCAGGAGTTGGAGAAAACTGTCCCTCTGAAAGCTGCCTCAAGGCGTCCAGTTTCATTCTCCATTGCAGCACTCCAGCATTTATCTATCAGTGACCTTCACCCCTCTTAATTGACTCTTACGTCTCTCACAACACGTGCTACTCTGATGAAACATCATCTGCAGCTGTAATAgcaatatatataataaataataatattcttctttgaacaataaaaaaaaggggATCTTGGTGTTACATGACAACAATGTGTCTAAAActataaatcagaaaatatctCATGGTGGCAGTGTTATGCTGCTGTAAATGTCCCACTAACAACTGTCAGACTTCTTGTGAACGAAGAGAAACATTCACAAGATGACCGTATTAAGCCTGTTGGTTATTTCACTGGGTTAAACATTCAATGTTTAGCATGGATACCTCAGTACGAGTTTGGAACAACAAGCCTTTGACGTTCGCTGCCTTGGAAATCTGTACTCTCTCGTAGCATTCATGCTTTATTTTCCGATTCTCATTACTGAAGATTGCAAACAGGGAAAACTACTTTACAACGGAAAGAAAGCAAACATGACAAGGATCTCAGTGCAGCCGCTCGTGTGTTTACAAAGGAGTGCAACAAGTTGACTGGAGGAATTTTAATGCAGTCAAAGATGATTATTCAGAAATAAACTGAGGCATGTTTCCCTTTCATTCATCTATTCAACACTCCAAACTGAATTACACCACATCTGAAAGGGTGAACTTTATCCATCAGGAAGTTGCTTTCCTTCATCAGCAAAgaagtttcctttaaaaaaaaaaaaaaaaaaaaaaaaaaaaaaggcttcattGCTTTCAAATTCATTTGCTACATGCAATATTTGTGATCCTCTTTTAAATATATTGCAGAAGTGTGTGGATTTGTCTTCaattaaaacacaaatctgTCATCTATTACTGCATGTTGCATGCCTTGTTTTATGTCATCCAGTAAACGTGACTGAATGGACGAGGTTTTacattgagatttttttttttaaacattctttgacgtttgtatttatttcagttattGGCCTTTGTGAGGGAAACATGCAGTTCCAGAGTATTATTCTCCCAGAACTATGAAAATACAATCTCTTACTGGTATCGACTCTAATGCTGCATAAATTGAATATCTATCAGAGTAAATGCCTTAATCTAATCACATCAAGAATATTGAACCCCATGAGAAATATCTGACTCCTTTACAGTATATTAGAAAAGAGTGTAAATTTATTTTGGTGTAGCTtctcattgtgtcatttttgatgttCAAGCCATGTGGCATTTGTTAATGTCTGGTTATAACCAAATGCATCAACTGCCTTACCTTGAATCTTATTTGTATATAAATGCCATGCTAATTATTACTGATCATTAGTCACTGTCTTTGTGTATGGCCTTAAAAAAAGAGATTACATACCaaccaaaaaagacattttctgttttctttattgaaaaacacacaagatcTACATAAAAACGTGTAATACACAGGAGAACTGAATCATCATTGCCAAACATGGCAACCATCTCTTAACTGCACGGCACAATAAGCTTGTGAATATAATCAGAATTAGTATGATTGAAACTCCTGGAGCTGCAAGCAGAACAGAACATTTCAACTTAATTTGTGTGGTATGTGCAGCAAATGTTGTtcatatttgtgtttctttgtgcaagTGGTTAACGAGACGAAAGGTTTGGAATGAAGCATTTACTAGTTATATCCTCATCACAGTTTAACTGGCATAAATCAGTCATGCTTtcgttttgtttctgctttaatATGTTCTGAAAACTGAACTTGTGCAAGTAACAATAGGCCACATGTGGTTGAAACTGTATATCAAGCCAAACTGTGTAACACAATGTTTTAGTGTAGCTTTACTTCAAACAATAATTAATTGCACTCTTTTTTCTGATTGCTTTAACTTACAAATTGGTCTAAAATAAAATTAGTgattatcatttcattttcaaataagTGCTTAGGCTTGGTTTTAATGAATCGAGCCTGTGTCTGAAACACAATGAACCGGTGTTTAGATGTTGCTGAATTGTTCATATACAAACTGAAATGCACATAAACATGATGCTTCTGGCACAAAAACGGTGCCCCATGTGTTCCGAATCCGTGTCAGGCCTTTCATCGCTTTGTAATTTGCTTTGGTATATATTTAACAAAGGGGTTAAACAAATGACATAACTGTCAACTTCTAACTGTGGGAGGGTGCAGCTTATGTAGCCAGTTCCATTGACCAATGCAACAGCCATCTCTGGAATGTGTCATAGCACCTGAAACTCTAACCTGAACGAGTTAACTTATCTGTCACAAGCTGTGACATCAATCAGTTGATTCAGTTTGTAATAACATCCCtcttcagggaaaaaaatgaacatttctgcaaaagACTGGAATGTCTTTCTGAAGAACGTCATAAACACTGGGGAAAGGCAACATAGTCCAAGCAAGTACATTCTACATGACCTGAGTTATTGTTCTGGgtagtgtggggaaaaaaaaaaaagaggaaagtgAGGGGCTGTGTGCTTTGTGATTTGGTCACTGAATAACGAGctgatatttgcattttttgtttagCTTACCAAGTTGTATTAGTGATCAAACTAGGAATGCAAATCTAAGTTTTGGCTTGTAAGCCTGTTGGGCCTCAAGCAACTGCTGGTTTAATGGAGACATTTGCTACAAATACATTCAAATAAACAAGTAAAGAAAGAGCCATGGCCTGCGTCCGTCTGAGCCAGGTCTAATGTGGGGCAAACTATAAGACATCCCAAAATgctaaacataaaaaacataaatgtatTTCAGATGTTAGCTTGCTGAACACTGAACAGCTAATAAGCTGGTTAGATAACGTGAGTATGATGTGTTTTGCCTGATATCTCATAGTTGACTCTTGTGAAAGTTTTGgatttttcctttaactttATCCTG from the Acanthochromis polyacanthus isolate Apoly-LR-REF ecotype Palm Island chromosome 12, KAUST_Apoly_ChrSc, whole genome shotgun sequence genome contains:
- the ica1 gene encoding islet cell autoantigen 1 isoform X1, with the translated sequence MEGGNFGYSRDYLDRFIQSQDSSVVNKFQQKYWKTKQTLIKVTGKKEDEHVVASDADLDAKLEVFHSIQRTCMELLKVIEQYQRRICLLSQEENELGRFLRSQGSQDKTRAGKIMQATGKALCFSSQQRLALRNPLCRLYQEVETFRYRAISDTWLTVNRMEQSRTEYRGALLWMKDISQELDPDTHKQMEKFRKVQAQVRTTKTSFDKLKNDVCQKVDLLGASRCNLLSHVLTTYQTTLLHFWEKTSHTMAAIHESFKGSQHYEFSTIKTLQDPTDKPAKKKGKKKPKAESEDGKKAETTDDQLISLQINENENTSDKTREDLLSADPEVEGEEKDSMALLNEILGGLSVDDGDFSREWTEVFGETEEGTSAASGRPAESQQKENSFFLPSQLLDQSLNNLQSSVSDWAGIIPQPVTQATEHSSGANQNPSKPAVKDATGTSKDLSAWFNLFADLDPLSNPDAVGKSDTEHELHNA
- the ica1 gene encoding islet cell autoantigen 1 isoform X2, with the protein product MEGGNFGYSRDYLDRFIQSQDSSVVNKFQQKYWKTKQTLIKVTGKKEDEHVVASDADLDAKLEVFHSIQRTCMELLKVIEQYQRRICLLSQEENELGRFLRSQGSQDKTRAGKIMQATGKALCFSSQQRLALRNPLCRLYQEVETFRYRAISDTWLTVNRMEQSRTEYRGALLWMKDISQELDPDTHKQMEKFRKVQAQVRTTKTSFDKLKNDVCQKVDLLGASRCNLLSHVLTTYQTTLLHFWEKTSHTMAAIHESFKGSQHYEFSTIKTLQDPTDKPAKKKGKKKPKAESEDGKKAETTDDQLISLQINENENTSDKTREEVEGEEKDSMALLNEILGGLSVDDGDFSREWTEVFGETEEGTSAASGRPAESQQKENSFFLPSQLLDQSLNNLQSSVSDWAGIIPQPVTQATEHSSGANQNPSKPAVKDATGTSKDLSAWFNLFADLDPLSNPDAVGKSDTEHELHNA